The Melospiza georgiana isolate bMelGeo1 chromosome Z, bMelGeo1.pri, whole genome shotgun sequence genome contains a region encoding:
- the DCAF10 gene encoding DDB1- and CUL4-associated factor 10 produces MSTGPGPEPGPQAAPEPGPEPQPRSHADPADPGPAAPGGLFAWLRGRCLGRGAAVDPARDTFGAMTGLYGAIQPADSVSLSTRTHGAVFNLEYSPDGSVLTVACEQTEVLLFDPISSKHIKTLSEAHEDCVNNIRFLDNRLFATCSDDTTIALWDLRKLNTKVCTLHGHTSWVKNIEYDTNTRLLVTSGFDGNVIIWDTNRCTEDGCPHKKFFHTRFLMRMRLTPDCSKMLISTSSGYLLILHDLDLNKSLEVGSYPILRARRTTSSSDITSSGSSGPRAVGSPCHQNNAGPPSEKTLSRPSQREGGSPRNSLEVLTPEVPGERDRGNCITSLQLHPKGWATLLRCSSNTDDQEWTCVYEFQEGAPVRPVSPRCSLRLTHCIEEANVGRGYIKELCFSPDGRMISSPHGFGIRLLGFDAHCSELVDCLPREASPLREIRSLYSHNDVVLTTKFSPTHCQIASGCLSGRVSLYQPKF; encoded by the exons CGGGGCCGGAGCCGGGCCCTCAGGCAGCCCCGGAGCCGGGCCCGGAGCCGCAGCCCCGCAGCCACGCCGACCCCGCCGACCCCgggcccgccgcccccggcggCCTCTTCGCCTGGCTGCGCGGGCGCTGCCtgggccgcggggccgccgtGGACCCGGCGCGGGACACGTTCGGCGCCATGACCGGGCTGTACGGCGCCATCCAGCCCGCCGACTCCGTGTCCCTCAGCACCCGCACGCACGGCGCCGTCTTCAACCTCGAGTACTCGCCCGACGG CTCGGTGCTGACCGTGGCCTGTGAACAGACTGAGGTCCTGCTCTTTGACCCCATCTCCTCAAAGCACATCAAGACTCTCTCGGAAGCTCATGAAGACTGTGTCAACAACATCAG GTTCCTGGATAACCGTCTGTTCGCCACGTGCTCCGACGACACCACCATCGCGCTCTGGGACCTGAGGAAGCTCAACACCAAAGTGTGCACGCTGCATGGCCACACCAGCTGGGTCAAGAACATCGAGTACGACACCAACACCAGGCTGCTCGTCACCTCGGGCTTCGATGGCAACGTCATCATCTGGGACACCAACAG GTGCACAGAGGATGGATGTCCTCACAAGAAGTTTTTCCACACCCGTTTTCTGATGCGGATGAGGCTGACACCAGACTGTTCCAAAATGCTGATCTCCACCTCCTCCGGTTACCTTCTGATTTTGCACGACCTTGACCTAAACAAGTCTTTAGAAGTTGGCAGCTACCCCATTTTACGGGCCAGGAGGACCACGTCGAGCTCAG ATATAACGTCGTCGGGCTCCTCTGGCCCTCGAGCTGTGGGCTCACCCTGCCACCAGAACAACGCGGGGCCGCCCTCCGAGAAAACCCTGTCACGGCCCTCCCAGAGAGAAG GGGGATCACCTAGGAATAGCCTGGAGGTGTTAACACCAGAGGTTCCTGGAGAGAGAGACCGTGGTAACTGCATCACATCACTGCAGCTGCACCCCAAGGGCTGGGCCACGCTGCTGCGCTGCTCCAGCAACACAGATGACCAGGAG TGGACTTGTGTCTATGAATTCCAGGAAGGAGCCCCGGTGCGGCCCGTGTCGCCGCGCTGCTCGCTGCGCCTGACGCACTGCATCGAGGAGGCCAACGTGGGCCGGGGCTACATCAAGGAGCTCTGCTTCAGCCCCGACGGCCGCATGATCTCGTCGCCGCACGGCTTCGGCATCCGCCTGCTGGGCTTCGACGCGCACTGCAGCGAGCTGGTGGACTGCCTGCCGCGGGAGGCCAGCCCGCTGCGCGAGATCCGCTCGCTCTACTCCCACAACGACGTGGTGCTCACCACCAAGTTCTCGCCCACGCACTGTCAGATCGCCTCGGGGTGCCTTAGCGGACGCGTCTCCCTCTACCAGCCAAAGTTCTAG